A region from the Phaenicophaeus curvirostris isolate KB17595 chromosome 3, BPBGC_Pcur_1.0, whole genome shotgun sequence genome encodes:
- the LOC138719449 gene encoding uncharacterized protein has product MPSTSSAWPLTLSLQRCRQHGVDTSSIGGHDIEELGQGKHTPPHDSPCWARTQLLPAKCTHAQSRSHPSRTTIKAGPAPLSLTTFSVHLLLHAQQGTLHTTPMACNDLCRPCAPAPLANSCNEPCVRQCQDSSVVIQPPTVLVTLPGPILTSFPQSTAVGSSASAAVGSELSYQGVPVSNGAFGYGYGLGGLGCYGGRGLGWFGGRRGCYTC; this is encoded by the exons ATGCCATCAACATCAAGCGCTTGGCCTCTAACACTCTCACTTCAAAGATGCCGCCAGCACGGAGTGGACACGTCCTCAATAGGAGGACATGACATTGAAGAactggggcaaggaaaacacaccccacctcatgactcgccatgctgggccaggacacagctgctgcctgcaaaatgcactcacGCACAAAGCCGGTCCCACCCCTCGCGCACCACCATAAAAGCTGGtccagcacctctctccctcacaacctTCTCTGTACACCTTCTCCTCCACGCTCAACAAG ggaccctccacaccacacccatggcctgcaacgacctctgccgcccctgcgcacccgccccgctggccaacagctgcaacgagccctgtgtcaggcagtgccaggactcctccgTCGTCATCCAGCCTCCCACCGTGCTggtcaccctgccaggacccatcctcacctccttcccccagagcaccGCCGTCGGATCCTCCGCATCGGCTGCCGTGGGCAGTGAActcagctaccagggagtgcccgtctccaacggggccttcggctacggctacggcttgggaggcctgggctgctatggtggcagaggtctgggctggttcggtggcaggagaggctgctacACCTGCTGA